TGGGTTTTTCTCACATCCGTTCCCTGTTCTCCACGCTAAACGTTCTGTCTGAGCTGAGCCCCTCAGGGTTTCTTCCCCATCTAgtcctgatctcagacttcctgGGACCTTCCCTCTGGGGCCTGGTTATTCCCTCAGCCTGCACCGCTCATACCGGAGGGTGCCAGCTTCTCAAACCCGTGCTATCTGGGCTCTTGGGGACGACCAGCCTAGCAGCTGAGCAGGGCTGTGAGTGGGCCGCTTCCCCTCCTTCCTTGGGCAAGGGGGTGGAGGCGGGGtggtggagtgggggtggggtgtcTGGCTCTGCAGCGGGGGTTCCTCTCCTTGCAGAATGATGTGGAGaaagtggtggtggtgattttgGATAAAGAGCACCGCCCAGTGGAGAAATTCGTCTTTGAGATCACCCAGCCTCCACTGCTGTCCATCAGGTGGGCTGCCCCTGCCCCTCGCCCACTAGCTGGCAGCAGGTCTGTCTCTGGCAACACACCCACCCCTTTAAGGCAGCCCTTGAATACCTTGGAAAAGGCCTGGGAGGAGAAAGGGCAAGATGCGCCAGCCTGACAAGGGGACAGCCTGTGAGCAGCTGAGATGGGTCCAGAGAAATGACATGAGCTACCCAGGGTCACCTGGGTAggggcagagcccaggacacAGAACCAGTTTTCTGACTCCTCAGGCAAGTGTCCAGTCAACTTGAAGTTGACCTTTGGCACATATGTTAGTTGGTCAACTGCATGCTTCTGATGGTGAGGTCAGGGCACTGGAATCTATGCCCAACCTGTCCCCACAggctgtgtggccttaggcaagCCCTTTCCCCTCCTGGCTTGGCGTCCTGGTTCTTGGGCCTGGCTGCACATTAAAACCACCTAGGGAGGCCTCCTCAGATCACCTCTATCTCCCCTGCCCCCCGCCAAATTCTGACTTtgtctggggtggggctgggcatTTCTTGTAAACTCCCTTGCTGGTTTGAATTGTGTGGACCGGATAGGGAGCTGGGTCCTAGGCATGCAGCACTCTCAGAGGCACTGGAGGGGGTTCTGTACCCCAGGTCTGCATCCAGGCTTGATGcctggggtggaggggagggcgCCAGTGTGATGGGAAGACCTCCTCTCCTCTCAGCTCAGACTCCCTGTTGTCTCACGTGGAGCAGCTGCTCCGAGCCTTCATCCTGAAGATCAGTGTGTGCGATGCCGTCCTGGACCACAACCCCCCAGGTGTGTCCACTCCCCACCCTCTCTTCCCTTGGCGTTTCCACGGTTGTCTCGGGTTGGTCTGTGTTCCCAGGTCCATGTTTGGCTGCTCTGAGACTCATCTCTTCCTAACCCTGAGAGtccacctcctctgggaagcttCCCTGATTGATTCCACCTGGCTTCCATCTCCCTATTGACTGGGGCTTTTCTTAGCACTTGCTTTGCCATCTGCTCTGGGGGTGCTGCCGAGCCAGCAAGGGAAGTGGGaagaggctgggcccagtggcagGCACCAGGGCGGCGGGGGAGCCTCCACCAACCTCTTGCTTCTCCAGGCTGTACCTTCACAGTCCTAGTGCACACAAGAGAAGCCGCCACTCGCAATATGGAGAAGATCCAGGTCATCAAGGTGAGATGAGACGGGTCTGGGTCTGGGTGCAGGCTCTAGAAACGTGATGTGGCAGTTTCAGGCAGGCAGGGGCGTTGCCTGTGGCCAGCCATCCATTATATTGGTGCAGCAGTGCCTGGTACCCAGCAGGTCCTCAGGCCTGGCCACTGCTCCATCTGGGCACTTGGGGCAGTGAGGAGCTCAGGTGGAGCCACCTGCTGAGGCCCCCAGCTCATCCTGGCTCTTCTGAAGTGGGGGCTCTCCAGGGAGGGGTCCTGGCCCATCAGGTTCAGCATTGGTGCCTGGGGCTTGTCCCTTGGGTTCTATGGACTTGGCctctgtgggggatggggggacCTGGGGTCTGCATCACCAACAGCTTCCTAGTGATTCTGAGGCTCAGGTTGTAGGCCCCTGGTCTGGAGTGGGAGGGACAGCAAAGTAAGGGCAGGCAAAGGCCCAGCTCCGTCACCCCCCTGACCTTTGTCCCCTCCCTAGGATTTCCCCTGGATCCTGGCAGATGAGCAGGATGTCCACATGCATGACCCCCGTCTGATACCACTAAAAACCATGACGTCGGACATTTTAAAGGTGAGCTTCGTGGGGACGTGGGAAGCTTATTTAGGGGCTGCTTAGGAAGTGAGGCCCGGCACTGAGGCCTTACTAGAGGGCTTGGGGGAGAGAACGAGGGAATGCCTGGTGGAAGGCTCCTCCCGTCTCTACTCTTCTCCACCTCGGCTATGGCCACGAGGCCCCACCCTTGGCGG
This DNA window, taken from Macaca mulatta isolate MMU2019108-1 chromosome 1, T2T-MMU8v2.0, whole genome shotgun sequence, encodes the following:
- the MAD2L2 gene encoding mitotic spindle assembly checkpoint protein MAD2B isoform X2, with translation MTTLTRQDLNFGQVVADVLCEFLEVAVHLILYVREVYPVGIFQKRKKYNVPVQNDVEKVVVVILDKEHRPVEKFVFEITQPPLLSISSDSLLSHVEQLLRAFILKISVCDAVLDHNPPGCTFTVLVHTREAATRNMEKIQVIKDFPWILADEQDVHMHDPRLIPLKTMTSDILKMQLYVEERAHKGS
- the MAD2L2 gene encoding mitotic spindle assembly checkpoint protein MAD2B isoform X1; translation: MTTLTRQDLNFGQVVADVLCEFLEVAVHLILYVREVYPVGIFQKRKKYNVPVQMSCHPELNQYIQDTLHCVKPLLEKNDVEKVVVVILDKEHRPVEKFVFEITQPPLLSISSDSLLSHVEQLLRAFILKISVCDAVLDHNPPGCTFTVLVHTREAATRNMEKIQVIKDFPWILADEQDVHMHDPRLIPLKTMTSDILKMQLYVEERAHKGS